Proteins encoded together in one Anoxybacillus flavithermus window:
- a CDS encoding IS4 family transposase, with protein MHKHTTLPNLMQKIVSDEDLQSITEAVGYHDTSRTFTVRTLVDFFLLAALHEWKSFRHGADVAKMYGLPTFHYSTVSKKAKEVPYEVMKRLFALVVSKCNRQTRRSLRFPKALRIVDSTTVTVGKNRLTWAPYHGERSGVKMHVAYSPEQQMPSDIVETVGLRHDGPVGERLTDVQTVLVEDRAYFKIERLDRFVEQKQPFVIRMKDNVEIHQKKSLKRLSSSSSSIVADFTCQLGTKQCRSKKRHRVVIFQDANGHEIRVVTNVLEASAEKIAEMYQERWTVEVFFRWIKQYLNVPTLFGTNEHAVYNQLFAAFIAYVLLRWLYHRTEKRTTSSLTFLSFVRRFFSGQLPLEWKSEMAAVLFEYARIYGRSMPNFG; from the coding sequence ATGCACAAGCATACCACACTCCCAAATTTGATGCAAAAAATTGTTTCTGATGAAGATCTCCAGTCGATTACCGAAGCCGTTGGCTACCATGACACTTCGCGGACGTTTACGGTGCGCACGTTGGTTGATTTTTTTCTGCTGGCGGCACTTCACGAATGGAAAAGTTTCCGTCATGGTGCCGATGTGGCGAAAATGTACGGATTGCCGACGTTTCATTACTCGACGGTTTCTAAGAAAGCGAAAGAAGTTCCGTACGAGGTGATGAAGCGCTTATTTGCTTTGGTTGTTTCTAAGTGCAATCGCCAAACCCGCCGTTCGCTTCGCTTTCCAAAAGCATTGCGTATAGTAGACTCCACGACCGTCACCGTGGGGAAAAACCGCCTGACATGGGCACCCTATCATGGGGAACGATCCGGAGTGAAAATGCACGTCGCGTATTCCCCTGAGCAACAAATGCCGAGCGACATCGTAGAAACCGTAGGGTTGCGCCACGATGGACCGGTGGGAGAGCGGCTCACAGACGTACAAACGGTTCTTGTCGAAGATCGAGCGTACTTTAAAATTGAACGCCTCGATCGGTTTGTCGAACAGAAGCAACCGTTTGTGATTCGGATGAAAGACAATGTCGAGATCCATCAAAAAAAGAGCCTAAAGCGCCTTTCTTCCTCCTCTTCTTCTATTGTGGCGGATTTTACTTGCCAGTTAGGAACGAAACAATGTCGTTCCAAAAAGCGCCATCGCGTCGTGATCTTTCAGGATGCGAACGGGCATGAAATCCGTGTGGTCACGAACGTCTTAGAGGCATCGGCGGAAAAGATTGCCGAGATGTATCAAGAACGTTGGACAGTGGAAGTGTTTTTCCGATGGATCAAGCAATATCTAAACGTTCCGACCTTATTTGGCACCAACGAGCATGCGGTATACAACCAACTTTTTGCGGCATTTATCGCTTATGTGTTACTGAGATGGCTATATCATCGAACGGAAAAACGGACAACCTCGTCCCTTACCTTTCTTTCGTTTGTCCGTCGTTTTTTCTCTGGGCAACTTCCTCTCGAATGGAAATCCGAGATGGCAGCTGTCTTATTTGAGTATGCCCGAATATATGGGAGGAGTATGCCTAATTTTGGATAA
- a CDS encoding ABC transporter permease — protein MNNKFWIVFLHTYVTKLKSKSFFISTIITAFIVFGISQLDRIIEAFSDNAQKTIGVIDETNGWYEALQSQLQSNKEISLVRHDGSEEQAKIYVQTDQWYAYIVLDVQNAQPKVTYYAKNIADSDVIHGIEQALQQVKIAMMAKQIGLTYEQINALYAPIAIEKVALEEHAKTEEQLNQARAIVYVLLFAMYMFVLMYGSMIMMEVATEKSSRIMEILISSISPVQQLFGKILGVALLSLTQFMFIFSVGYVSMKQSDILRQLLGMNELPLSLITYGIIFFLLGYLLYAMLFAVLGSIVSHVEEVQQMAGPVTMLVVAAFIMAMFGLNAPESPFITAMSFVPFFTPMIMFLRIGMLNVSTWEL, from the coding sequence ATGAACAATAAGTTTTGGATCGTTTTTCTTCACACGTACGTAACGAAATTAAAATCAAAGTCTTTTTTCATTTCAACGATCATTACTGCTTTTATTGTATTTGGTATTAGTCAGTTAGATCGTATCATTGAAGCGTTTAGCGATAATGCTCAAAAAACAATTGGTGTTATTGATGAAACAAATGGGTGGTACGAAGCATTGCAATCGCAATTGCAATCGAATAAAGAAATAAGTCTTGTTCGCCATGATGGAAGTGAAGAACAAGCGAAAATATATGTTCAAACGGATCAATGGTATGCGTATATCGTGCTTGACGTACAAAATGCGCAGCCGAAAGTGACATATTATGCAAAAAATATTGCAGATAGTGATGTCATTCATGGCATTGAGCAAGCGTTGCAACAAGTTAAAATTGCGATGATGGCAAAACAAATTGGATTAACGTATGAACAAATAAACGCATTATATGCTCCAATTGCCATAGAAAAAGTAGCGCTTGAAGAACATGCAAAAACAGAAGAACAATTAAATCAAGCAAGAGCGATCGTATATGTGCTATTGTTTGCGATGTATATGTTCGTGTTAATGTACGGAAGTATGATTATGATGGAAGTAGCAACGGAAAAATCATCACGTATTATGGAAATTTTAATTTCAAGTATCTCACCTGTTCAACAATTGTTCGGAAAAATTTTAGGAGTTGCTTTGTTAAGTTTGACGCAGTTTATGTTTATTTTTTCAGTTGGCTATGTCTCGATGAAACAAAGCGATATATTGCGTCAGTTGCTTGGTATGAATGAACTCCCGCTTTCTTTAATTACGTACGGCATTATCTTTTTCTTGCTCGGTTATTTGTTGTATGCGATGTTATTTGCGGTACTTGGCTCGATTGTCAGCCACGTCGAAGAAGTACAACAAATGGCTGGTCCTGTGACGATGCTCGTTGTCGCAGCGTTTATCATGGCGATGTTTGGTTTAAATGCACCGGAGTCACCATTTATTACAGCAATGTCGTTTGTCCCGTTTTTTACCCCGATGATTATGTTTTTACGTATTGGCATGTTGAACGTTTCAACTTGGGAACTGTAG
- a CDS encoding ABC transporter ATP-binding protein, translated as MGLVLQHVTKQFGSFTAVDDVTLSIPEKGIFGFLGANGAGKTTTFRMILGLLEPTKGEITWNGEHITYKHSHLIGYLPEERGLYPKLKVKEQLIYLGRLRGLHKEEIVKEMHNWLERFKIPQYENQKVEQLSKGNQQKIQFIAAVLHRPQLLILDEPFSGLDPVNVEMLKKAVIDLQQQGTTIVFSSHRMEHVEQLCEHICIMHKGRPIVHGSIKEIKQSFGKKNVIIHGELPFETLTNVPGVLKMEKTVEGVRLQIADESVSQRILEHIYAKGFIRTFSLEEPSLNDIFIEKVGAAYEQ; from the coding sequence ATGGGATTAGTGTTGCAACATGTAACAAAACAGTTTGGCTCGTTTACAGCAGTAGATGATGTGACGTTGTCTATTCCGGAAAAGGGTATATTTGGATTTCTGGGGGCGAACGGAGCAGGAAAAACGACAACATTTCGAATGATCTTAGGATTGCTTGAGCCAACGAAAGGAGAGATTACATGGAACGGTGAGCATATTACGTATAAACATAGTCATCTCATCGGATATTTGCCGGAAGAAAGAGGATTGTATCCAAAGTTAAAAGTAAAAGAACAGCTTATTTATTTAGGGAGATTGCGAGGATTACATAAAGAAGAAATTGTGAAAGAAATGCACAATTGGCTGGAGCGTTTTAAAATCCCGCAATATGAAAATCAAAAAGTAGAACAGTTATCGAAAGGTAATCAACAAAAAATTCAATTTATCGCTGCGGTGTTACATCGTCCGCAATTGCTGATTTTAGATGAACCATTCAGCGGATTAGATCCGGTAAATGTTGAAATGTTGAAAAAGGCAGTAATAGATTTACAACAACAAGGAACAACGATTGTCTTTTCAAGTCATCGGATGGAACATGTTGAACAATTATGTGAACATATATGCATTATGCATAAAGGAAGACCTATTGTTCATGGATCAATTAAAGAAATTAAGCAATCTTTCGGCAAGAAAAATGTCATTATTCACGGAGAACTTCCGTTTGAAACATTAACAAACGTTCCTGGTGTATTAAAAATGGAGAAAACGGTTGAAGGAGTTCGCTTACAAATAGCAGATGAAAGTGTATCCCAGCGCATTCTTGAACATATTTATGCAAAAGGATTTATTCGTACGTTTTCGCTAGAAGAACCATCGCTCAATGACATTTTTATCGAGAAAGTAGGTGCAGCGTATGAACAATAA
- a CDS encoding IS701 family transposase, whose translation MNRLAHHQGIHKFLTMLGLALYFSKPVMKHLVHIVDAMITKGFSGTLTDLHHGSFHPNHRTTLSRFFTKSPWEEETLLRKLQQWVLHRVERSSKRENQPIFVSIDDTICQKTKPSSRATHAIQGCDWHYSHAEKKSIWGHSLVWLMVHTMTQAFPFAFRLYDKTVGKSKGELAIEMLSSLDVSRPVYVLMDSWYPSKTLVGACLKKGFHVIAMLKTNRILYPKGTAIQAKEFAKSMEPRDTRLVTVGKERYRVYRYEGALNGLKDAVVLLAWKADQPMTPKHLHCVLSTDRELSDEEILRYYAARWSIECFFRQAKDQLKLDGYRVRGRRAVKRYWILVQLAYVYSMFESNSDFSDGLDLLRKRKGHSLVEFIYRAAKQNIPIDTVKKQLHVA comes from the coding sequence ATGAATAGATTAGCACATCACCAAGGAATCCACAAGTTTTTGACGATGTTGGGGTTGGCCCTTTATTTCTCGAAACCTGTCATGAAGCATCTCGTTCATATCGTGGATGCGATGATTACAAAGGGCTTTTCGGGAACGCTGACCGATCTACATCATGGGAGTTTTCATCCGAACCATCGCACGACACTGAGCCGTTTTTTCACGAAAAGCCCATGGGAGGAAGAGACGCTGCTTCGCAAACTCCAACAGTGGGTGCTTCATCGTGTCGAACGCAGCTCGAAACGAGAGAATCAACCCATTTTTGTTTCGATCGATGATACGATTTGCCAAAAAACGAAGCCCTCGTCACGGGCAACACACGCCATTCAAGGGTGTGATTGGCACTATTCTCACGCAGAGAAAAAGTCGATCTGGGGACATTCTCTCGTTTGGCTCATGGTTCATACGATGACCCAAGCGTTTCCTTTTGCCTTTCGCCTCTACGACAAGACGGTGGGGAAAAGCAAAGGGGAACTCGCGATCGAGATGCTTTCTTCGTTGGATGTGAGTCGACCCGTTTATGTGCTCATGGACTCTTGGTATCCATCGAAAACCCTCGTGGGAGCCTGCTTAAAAAAAGGGTTCCACGTCATCGCGATGCTGAAGACGAATCGGATTCTCTATCCAAAAGGGACGGCCATTCAAGCAAAAGAATTTGCCAAATCTATGGAGCCACGGGATACCCGCCTCGTCACGGTGGGAAAAGAGCGTTATCGGGTGTATCGCTACGAAGGCGCTCTGAACGGTCTCAAGGATGCCGTGGTGCTGCTCGCATGGAAAGCCGATCAGCCGATGACGCCGAAACATCTTCATTGCGTCTTGAGCACCGATCGCGAGCTAAGCGATGAAGAGATCTTGCGCTACTATGCTGCACGTTGGTCGATCGAATGTTTTTTCCGTCAAGCGAAAGACCAGCTGAAACTCGATGGATACCGCGTTCGCGGGCGTCGGGCGGTGAAACGGTATTGGATCTTGGTGCAACTTGCGTATGTGTACAGCATGTTCGAGTCTAACAGTGATTTTTCGGATGGGCTCGATCTCCTGCGCAAGAGAAAAGGACATAGCCTCGTGGAGTTCATTTATCGTGCAGCAAAACAAAATATTCCCATTGATACCGTGAAAAAACAGCTCCACGTGGCATAA
- the proB gene encoding glutamate 5-kinase — MVRKKRIVVKIGSSSLTEKNGTLSEQKLREHVEALAYMKQLGHDIILISSGAVAAGFGLLGYRSRPKTIAGKQAAAAVGQGMLMQSYISAFRSFDIVAGQLLLTRADFYDRERFRNLFATISTLLERGVLPIINENDSISVEELTFGDNDLLSALVAGFLHADALIILTDINGLYDQHPSRPEAKKYHFLSEITDELLEQAGGSGSAVGTGGMKSKLLAAQKALSFGVSVFIGTGTGKEKIKHILEGKGDGTYIGSPFQEQMQMRKQWIAYHSEVTGAIEIDEGAETAILHKGKSLLPAGVTNVFGSFQALDVVNVVNQKGDVIARGQVYYAADDLQKVKGMASEHAKQYSFHHRPEVIHRDHLVCLKRTPVH; from the coding sequence ATGGTGAGAAAAAAGCGAATCGTCGTCAAAATTGGCAGTAGCTCATTAACCGAAAAAAACGGGACGCTTTCGGAACAAAAACTACGTGAACATGTTGAAGCACTTGCGTATATGAAACAACTTGGGCACGATATCATTCTCATTTCTTCCGGAGCGGTCGCCGCTGGGTTTGGGTTGCTTGGGTATCGTTCGCGTCCGAAAACGATTGCGGGAAAACAAGCAGCCGCGGCTGTCGGGCAAGGAATGCTGATGCAAAGCTACATTTCCGCCTTTCGTTCGTTTGATATCGTTGCCGGACAATTGTTGTTAACACGCGCAGATTTTTACGATCGCGAGCGGTTTCGTAACTTATTTGCGACAATTTCTACATTGTTAGAACGTGGCGTTCTTCCAATTATTAATGAAAACGACTCAATTTCAGTGGAAGAGTTGACGTTCGGAGATAACGATTTATTGTCCGCGCTTGTAGCCGGTTTTTTGCATGCGGATGCCTTGATCATTTTAACGGACATTAACGGCCTATATGACCAACACCCAAGCCGCCCGGAAGCAAAAAAATATCATTTTCTGTCTGAAATTACTGACGAACTGTTGGAACAAGCTGGAGGTAGCGGATCAGCGGTTGGAACGGGGGGAATGAAATCGAAGCTGCTTGCCGCACAAAAAGCTCTTTCTTTTGGTGTCAGCGTCTTTATCGGGACAGGAACAGGAAAAGAAAAAATCAAACATATTTTAGAAGGAAAAGGCGACGGGACGTATATCGGCTCTCCTTTTCAAGAACAGATGCAAATGCGCAAACAATGGATTGCATACCATTCCGAAGTCACCGGAGCAATCGAAATCGATGAAGGAGCAGAAACAGCCATTTTGCATAAAGGAAAAAGTTTATTACCTGCTGGGGTGACCAATGTGTTCGGTTCGTTCCAAGCGCTCGATGTCGTCAACGTCGTCAATCAAAAAGGCGACGTGATCGCTAGAGGGCAAGTATATTATGCTGCGGATGACTTACAAAAGGTAAAAGGAATGGCAAGTGAACACGCAAAACAATACTCTTTCCATCACCGCCCAGAAGTCATTCATCGCGATCATTTAGTTTGCTTAAAAAGGACGCCTGTCCACTAA
- the ilvD gene encoding dihydroxy-acid dehydratase, whose product MLQCFLTSSEKMEGFVLRSDMIKKGFDRAPHRSLLRAAGVKEEDFHKPFIAVVNSYIDIIPGHVHLQEFGKIVKEAIREAGGVPFEMNTIGVDDGIAMGHIGMRYSLPSREIIADSVETVVSAHWFDGMVCIPNCDKITPGMMMAAMRLNIPTIFVSGGPMKAGVTSDGKKISLSSVFEGVGAYQAGKIDEKGLQELEQYGCPTCGSCSGMFTANSMNCLAEALGLALPGNGTILAIDPARKEFVRRSAQQLMYLIEHDIKPRDIVTEKAIDNAFALDMALGGSTNTVLHTLAIANEAGIHYPLERINEVASRVPHLAKLAPASDMHIEDLHEAGGVSAVLHELSKKEGTLHLDALTVSGKTLGENIAGCEVKNYEVIRPIDNPYSETGGLAVLFGNLAPDGAIIKTGGIQGGITRHEGPAIVFDSQEEALEGIAAGKVQPGHVVIIRYEGPKGGPGMPEMLAPTSQIVGMGLGPKVALITDGRFSGASRGLSIGHVSPEAAEGGPIAFVQNGDHIVIDIVKRTIDVLVPEEEWEKRKANWKGFEPKVKTGYLARYSKLVTSASTGGIMKI is encoded by the coding sequence ATGTTACAATGTTTTTTAACAAGTTCAGAAAAAATGGAGGGATTTGTTTTGCGTAGCGATATGATTAAAAAAGGATTTGACCGTGCACCCCATCGCAGTTTATTGCGTGCAGCAGGGGTAAAAGAAGAAGATTTTCATAAGCCGTTTATTGCGGTTGTGAACTCGTATATTGATATTATTCCAGGTCACGTTCATTTGCAGGAGTTTGGTAAAATTGTAAAAGAGGCAATCCGTGAGGCCGGTGGTGTTCCGTTTGAAATGAACACCATCGGGGTCGATGATGGCATTGCGATGGGACATATTGGTATGCGGTATTCGTTGCCGAGCCGAGAAATTATTGCTGACTCTGTTGAGACGGTCGTTTCTGCCCATTGGTTTGATGGGATGGTATGCATTCCGAACTGCGATAAAATTACACCTGGCATGATGATGGCGGCGATGCGCTTAAATATCCCGACTATTTTTGTAAGCGGAGGACCGATGAAAGCAGGTGTGACGAGCGATGGGAAAAAAATTTCGCTCTCTTCTGTATTTGAAGGAGTCGGTGCATATCAAGCCGGAAAAATCGATGAAAAAGGGTTACAAGAACTTGAACAGTACGGCTGTCCGACATGTGGTTCTTGTTCAGGAATGTTTACAGCAAATTCGATGAACTGTTTAGCCGAGGCGCTTGGCTTAGCGCTCCCTGGTAATGGCACGATTTTAGCGATTGATCCGGCACGAAAAGAATTTGTACGACGTTCAGCTCAGCAGTTAATGTATTTAATCGAGCATGATATTAAACCGCGCGACATCGTCACCGAAAAAGCAATTGACAATGCATTCGCACTTGATATGGCGCTCGGTGGTTCAACAAATACAGTGCTACATACGCTAGCTATTGCTAACGAAGCAGGCATTCATTATCCGCTTGAGCGTATTAACGAGGTCGCATCTCGCGTGCCGCATCTAGCAAAATTGGCACCAGCATCAGATATGCATATTGAAGATTTACACGAAGCGGGTGGTGTATCTGCAGTATTGCACGAACTGTCGAAAAAAGAAGGCACCCTTCATTTAGATGCATTGACGGTGTCAGGCAAAACACTTGGTGAAAACATTGCAGGATGCGAAGTAAAAAACTATGAAGTCATTCGTCCAATTGACAATCCGTACTCAGAAACAGGTGGACTGGCTGTTTTGTTTGGAAATTTGGCTCCAGACGGCGCCATCATTAAAACAGGTGGTATTCAAGGTGGCATTACACGCCATGAAGGACCGGCGATCGTATTTGATTCTCAAGAAGAGGCGCTTGAAGGCATTGCGGCAGGAAAAGTACAACCTGGGCATGTCGTCATTATTCGTTACGAAGGACCAAAAGGTGGACCAGGGATGCCAGAAATGCTTGCGCCGACATCGCAAATTGTCGGTATGGGACTTGGACCGAAAGTTGCCCTCATTACGGACGGTCGTTTCTCCGGTGCTTCTCGTGGTTTATCGATCGGACACGTATCGCCAGAAGCTGCCGAAGGGGGTCCAATTGCTTTTGTACAAAATGGTGACCATATTGTCATTGATATTGTGAAACGAACAATTGATGTCCTCGTTCCAGAAGAAGAATGGGAAAAGCGAAAAGCAAATTGGAAAGGATTTGAGCCGAAAGTGAAAACCGGGTATTTGGCCCGTTACTCGAAACTCGTCACGTCAGCTAGTACAGGCGGCATTATGAAAATTTAA
- a CDS encoding glutamate synthase subunit beta — translation MGKATGFMEYVREEEKKRDPLSRLHDWNEYTFPFSTDTLARQGARCMDCGTPFCHMGIELQGLTSGCPIHNLIPEWNDLVYRGRWKEAFERLVKTNNFPEFTGRVCPAPCEGSCTVAISDPAVAIKGIERAIIDKAFEEGWVQPRIPKKRTGKKVAVIGSGPAGLACADELNQAGHFVTVYERADRIGGLLMYGIPNMKLGKDVVERRVRLLEKEGITFVTNIEVGKDLSVDELRKQYDAVVLCIGAQKQRDLMIEGRELDGVHFAMDYLTMTTKWLLTGEKDETFIDAKHKHVIVIGGGDTGADCVATALRQQCKSVVQFGKHPALPKERTNDNPWPQYPLVFTVDYAYEEAEAKFGNDPRQYCIQTKKIVGDERGRVKELHTIQMEKIIDDQGRAVFKEIPGTEKIWPCDLVLIAIGFERPEPQLLQQFGIETISKAYKTNVEGVFVAGDARRGQSLVVWAIHEGREAAKEINHFLMGD, via the coding sequence ATGGGGAAAGCAACGGGATTTATGGAATATGTACGGGAGGAAGAAAAAAAGCGCGATCCGCTTTCCCGTTTACATGATTGGAATGAATATACGTTTCCATTTTCAACCGACACGTTAGCGAGACAAGGTGCGCGATGTATGGATTGCGGTACGCCGTTTTGTCATATGGGCATAGAGCTTCAAGGCTTGACATCTGGCTGTCCGATTCATAATCTCATTCCAGAATGGAACGACCTTGTGTATCGTGGAAGATGGAAAGAGGCGTTTGAACGGTTAGTGAAGACAAATAATTTCCCAGAATTTACAGGACGCGTTTGCCCAGCGCCGTGCGAAGGATCGTGTACAGTAGCGATTTCTGATCCGGCAGTAGCGATTAAAGGAATTGAACGAGCGATTATTGACAAAGCGTTTGAGGAAGGGTGGGTTCAACCGCGCATTCCGAAAAAGAGAACCGGAAAAAAGGTGGCCGTCATTGGCTCTGGTCCTGCAGGGTTAGCTTGTGCAGATGAACTAAATCAAGCTGGTCATTTTGTCACTGTGTATGAGCGCGCGGATCGAATTGGTGGTTTGTTGATGTACGGCATTCCGAATATGAAACTTGGAAAAGACGTCGTTGAGAGACGTGTACGCTTGCTTGAAAAAGAAGGAATTACGTTTGTTACAAACATAGAAGTCGGAAAAGATTTGTCGGTGGATGAATTGCGCAAACAATATGATGCGGTTGTGCTTTGTATTGGAGCACAAAAGCAACGCGATCTTATGATCGAAGGACGCGAGCTTGATGGCGTTCATTTTGCGATGGACTACTTGACAATGACGACAAAATGGCTACTTACCGGCGAAAAAGATGAAACGTTTATTGATGCCAAACATAAACATGTCATCGTAATCGGTGGTGGCGATACAGGGGCTGACTGTGTCGCGACGGCATTGCGGCAACAATGTAAAAGCGTTGTGCAATTCGGCAAACATCCGGCATTGCCAAAAGAGCGTACAAACGATAATCCATGGCCGCAATACCCGCTTGTATTTACAGTTGACTATGCATATGAAGAAGCGGAAGCGAAGTTCGGCAATGACCCGCGTCAATATTGTATTCAAACGAAAAAAATTGTTGGTGATGAGAGAGGGAGAGTAAAAGAACTGCATACGATCCAAATGGAAAAAATAATAGATGATCAAGGGCGTGCTGTATTTAAAGAAATTCCAGGTACAGAGAAAATATGGCCGTGTGATCTCGTATTGATCGCTATTGGTTTTGAAAGACCAGAACCGCAACTTTTACAACAGTTTGGAATCGAGACAATTAGTAAAGCATACAAGACGAATGTTGAAGGTGTATTTGTCGCAGGTGATGCAAGACGTGGACAAAGCCTTGTTGTTTGGGCGATTCATGAAGGACGCGAAGCAGCGAAAGAAATAAATCATTTTCTTATGGGGGATTGA
- a CDS encoding IS110 family transposase: protein MKLYVGIDVSSTDLYTCIMDQEGNTCAQFKVDNHLLGATFLRDQILLWANKLQPSEILIGMEATSVYSWHPAMFFHQQEELKSWNVKVFTINPKLIRKFKEAYTDLDKTDGIDAWIIADRLRFGRLKVTAVMQEQFIALQRLTRMRYHLVHQLTREKQYFLQHLFYKCSSFTQEVDSSVFGHAILELLLESFSLDEISQMDVQQLADFLRQKGRNRFADPECIAKSIQKAARSSYRLSKCVEDSIDLLLGLSIQSIRSLQAQIKELDKAITRHLEGIPNTLQTIPGIGPVYAAGILAEIGQIERFDNQAALAKYAGLTWSKHQSGRFQAEETSLIRSGNRYLRYYLVEAANSVQRHDASFRTYYRKKYEEVPKHQHKRALVLTARKLVRVIDALLRNGQIYTPRKGEDR from the coding sequence ATGAAACTCTACGTCGGGATTGACGTGAGCTCAACGGACTTATACACGTGTATCATGGATCAAGAAGGAAACACGTGCGCCCAATTCAAGGTGGACAATCATCTCCTTGGCGCGACCTTCCTTCGCGATCAAATCCTCCTGTGGGCCAACAAGCTCCAACCATCCGAAATTCTCATCGGGATGGAAGCCACTTCGGTCTACAGCTGGCATCCAGCGATGTTTTTCCACCAACAGGAGGAGCTGAAGTCTTGGAATGTCAAGGTGTTTACCATCAATCCAAAGCTCATTCGCAAATTTAAAGAAGCGTACACTGACTTGGATAAAACGGACGGCATCGATGCGTGGATCATCGCCGATCGGCTTCGCTTTGGCCGTTTGAAAGTGACAGCTGTCATGCAAGAACAGTTTATCGCCCTTCAACGGCTCACGCGCATGCGCTATCATCTCGTCCATCAGCTGACTCGGGAAAAGCAGTACTTCCTCCAACACTTGTTTTACAAGTGCAGTTCCTTTACCCAAGAGGTGGACAGCTCCGTGTTCGGACATGCCATCTTAGAGCTTCTTCTCGAGTCGTTTAGCTTAGACGAAATCAGTCAGATGGACGTGCAACAGCTCGCTGACTTCTTGCGCCAAAAAGGACGCAATCGCTTTGCCGATCCGGAATGCATCGCCAAGTCCATTCAAAAGGCGGCTCGTTCGTCGTATCGGCTTTCCAAATGTGTCGAGGATTCCATCGACTTGCTTTTAGGGCTATCGATTCAATCCATCCGTAGCCTTCAAGCGCAAATTAAAGAGCTAGATAAAGCGATTACTCGCCATTTGGAAGGCATCCCAAATACGTTACAAACGATTCCCGGCATTGGTCCGGTCTACGCCGCTGGCATCTTAGCCGAAATTGGACAAATCGAGCGCTTTGACAACCAAGCCGCCTTAGCAAAGTATGCAGGTTTGACTTGGTCTAAGCACCAGTCCGGTCGGTTCCAAGCCGAGGAGACTTCCCTCATTCGTTCCGGCAATCGCTATCTCCGTTACTACCTAGTGGAGGCTGCCAACTCGGTACAACGGCATGATGCGTCGTTTCGCACCTATTACCGGAAGAAGTATGAGGAAGTACCAAAGCACCAACACAAACGAGCCCTCGTCCTCACCGCTCGAAAACTCGTGCGTGTGATCGATGCGCTGCTACGCAACGGTCAAATCTACACGCCAAGAAAGGGGGAAGATCGATAG
- a CDS encoding 5'-3' exonuclease, whose amino-acid sequence MEREHLLLIDGMALLFRAFYATAPRWMINSRGVPTNAVYGVVKQIEAATNALQPTHVVCCWDMGSTTFRTEWFPDYKANRGEPPHELMPQFDLAKEAVAMLGIPNIGVLGAEADDCIGSLVKQYRDGMRISIVTGDRDLFQLLSEHVTVYLLAKGIGNYEAYTLDRFTQEKGIQPHQLIDVKALMGDASDNYPGVRGIGEKQAFKLIQQYGSIEGIIENFANLTKAQQQKITEHLDLLHLSRKLAAIHCDIPISLRLEEARWDDERKWFAEVLEAIR is encoded by the coding sequence ATGGAACGAGAACATTTGTTATTAATTGACGGGATGGCGTTATTGTTTCGAGCGTTTTATGCGACAGCACCGCGTTGGATGATCAATAGCCGCGGTGTGCCAACGAATGCGGTATATGGGGTAGTGAAACAAATCGAAGCGGCAACAAATGCACTTCAGCCGACGCATGTCGTTTGTTGTTGGGACATGGGAAGCACGACGTTTCGCACGGAATGGTTTCCAGATTATAAGGCTAATCGAGGCGAGCCACCGCATGAATTAATGCCGCAGTTTGATTTGGCGAAAGAAGCGGTTGCGATGCTTGGCATTCCGAATATCGGCGTACTTGGTGCCGAAGCGGACGATTGCATCGGCTCGCTTGTAAAGCAATATCGTGATGGGATGCGCATTTCGATTGTGACTGGAGACCGTGATTTATTCCAGCTTCTTTCGGAACATGTCACTGTTTATTTGTTGGCAAAAGGCATTGGCAACTATGAGGCGTATACGCTCGACCGCTTTACTCAAGAAAAAGGGATTCAGCCTCATCAGCTTATTGATGTGAAGGCGCTTATGGGCGATGCAAGCGACAATTACCCAGGCGTGCGCGGCATCGGTGAAAAACAAGCGTTTAAACTTATTCAACAATACGGATCAATTGAAGGAATCATCGAAAATTTTGCGAACTTAACAAAAGCACAGCAACAAAAAATAACCGAACATCTCGACTTGCTTCATTTGTCGCGAAAACTTGCGGCCATCCATTGCGATATCCCAATTTCGTTGCGATTGGAAGAGGCGAGATGGGATGATGAGCGTAAGTGGTTTGCGGAAGTATTAGAAGCAATTCGGTAA